A part of Clarias gariepinus isolate MV-2021 ecotype Netherlands chromosome 14, CGAR_prim_01v2, whole genome shotgun sequence genomic DNA contains:
- the LOC128541664 gene encoding erythroblast NAD(P)(+)--arginine ADP-ribosyltransferase-like, protein MKIAVKVFTIVIIISVVCYAEKKSWTSDPVLDLAPDSVDDQFTGCEDEMYKLIIKTILPNELNSNRNFTNVWNNYQNISDYFKRIIKVYTSNEIYSEFNNAVRSGRRSYISNFNYKAFHFLLTRAIQVYQVNTTTTTVFRRTNVTFNKNVLHKEVRLGGFASTSLKSNKIQFGNRSCFKIETCYGANIASMSVFPGEEEVLIPPFEKFKITSINTGKNEMNCTVLYTLQSTGKLSYMNCKLL, encoded by the exons ATGAAGATAGCTGTAAAGGTTTTCACCATCGTCATCATCATTTCAGTTGTTTGCTATGCAGAG AAGAAATCCTGGACATCAGATCCTGTCTTGGATTTGGCACCAGATAGTGTTGATGACCAGTTTACAGGCTGTGAAGACGAAATGTACAAGCTGATTATAAAAACGATTTTACCAAATGAGTTGAACTCTAATAGaaattttacaaatgtttgGAATAATTATCAAAACAttagtgattattttaaaagaataataaaagtcTACACATCTAATGAAATTTATTCAGAGTTCAATAATGCTGTAAGGTCGGGCAGAAGGAGTTATATCAGTAACTTCAACTATAAGGCCTTTCATTTCTTGCTTACACGTGCCATACAAGTTTATCAagtaaatactactactactactgtttTTCGCAGAACCAATGTTacgtttaataaaaatgttcttcATAAGGAAGTAAGACTTGGCGGATTTGCATCAACATcacttaaaagtaataaaatacaatttggCAATCGATCCTGTTTTAAGATTGAGACTTGCTATGGTGCAAACATAGCCAGTATGTCTGTGTTCCCTGGGGAGGAGGAAGTGCTAATCCCACCGTTTGAAAAATTCAAGATCACCAGTATCAATACTGGTAAAAACGAAATGAACTGCACTGTCCTTTACACTCTACAGAGCACTGGAAAGTTAAGTTATATGAACTgtaagttactttaa